Proteins encoded within one genomic window of Pseudomonas cannabina:
- a CDS encoding ABC transporter substrate-binding protein — MKLWPQRLPWLLCLALTAMFTHTPPAMARGETPVDQLVIGMSMINLLSLDPAGATGLEVSEVNANLYDMLLEQDAARPDQLVPALAERWEISPDRMRLTFHLRQGVTFHSGNPLTAQDVAWSLQRVVTLNKALASTWKAYGYTANNVSELMRAEGPSTFVLDLPKATYPMLVLNTLATSPSAFVVDRLTALQHAKGDDLGAGWLTTNAAGSGAFKLDIWRANDVILMTRFDSYWRGPAKMRRVIMHNMTESQALRLMVERGDLDVARGMAASDIQALTRSKDVSVQTIPRGTLYYVALSMEQPLFQDIRVRQAIRALIDYQGINNVIMPHYGVINQRPLQLGLAARLDDPGYTLNVAKARQLLAEAGHPNGFKITIRSLTDTPFINIATSLQSTLAQTGIQASIITGTGNQIYGAMRDRRFDILVGRGGGGAERHPHSSLRALIYNPDSREEARLSNFQGWRTSFYSAEINQLIEQAEHERDARQQLADCQRIQTLYDQKAGPIMPVSQMTDEVVIHADVQEYAGHSAATTRLRDVYKQR; from the coding sequence ATGAAGCTCTGGCCCCAGCGCCTGCCCTGGCTGCTATGTCTCGCCCTGACGGCGATGTTCACGCACACCCCGCCCGCCATGGCGCGTGGCGAAACACCGGTCGATCAACTGGTGATCGGCATGAGCATGATCAACCTGCTGTCGCTCGACCCGGCGGGTGCTACCGGCCTTGAAGTGTCCGAAGTCAACGCCAACCTCTACGACATGCTGCTGGAACAAGATGCCGCGCGCCCCGACCAACTGGTTCCGGCACTGGCAGAGCGCTGGGAAATCAGCCCAGACCGCATGCGCCTGACGTTTCACCTGCGTCAGGGCGTGACCTTCCACTCCGGTAATCCCCTCACCGCCCAGGATGTCGCCTGGTCGCTGCAACGCGTGGTCACGCTCAACAAGGCGCTGGCCTCGACCTGGAAAGCCTATGGCTACACCGCAAACAACGTCAGCGAACTGATGCGCGCCGAGGGGCCTTCAACCTTCGTGCTCGACCTGCCCAAAGCCACCTATCCGATGCTGGTGCTCAACACCCTGGCCACCTCGCCCAGTGCGTTTGTCGTCGACCGCCTGACCGCGCTGCAACACGCCAAGGGCGATGATCTGGGCGCAGGCTGGCTGACCACCAACGCGGCAGGCTCCGGGGCGTTCAAGCTGGACATCTGGCGCGCCAACGACGTGATCCTGATGACCCGCTTCGACTCGTACTGGCGCGGCCCGGCGAAGATGCGTCGGGTCATCATGCACAACATGACCGAGTCCCAGGCCCTGCGCCTGATGGTCGAGCGCGGTGATCTGGACGTAGCCCGCGGCATGGCGGCCAGCGACATTCAGGCCCTGACCCGCTCCAAAGACGTCAGCGTGCAGACCATTCCGCGCGGCACACTGTATTACGTCGCGCTGAGCATGGAGCAGCCTTTGTTTCAGGACATCCGCGTGCGTCAGGCGATTCGCGCACTGATCGATTATCAGGGCATCAACAACGTCATCATGCCGCATTATGGCGTGATCAATCAGCGCCCGCTGCAACTGGGGCTGGCGGCCAGACTCGATGATCCGGGCTACACGCTGAATGTCGCCAAAGCCAGGCAACTGCTGGCCGAAGCCGGGCACCCGAACGGCTTCAAGATCACCATCCGCTCGCTGACCGACACGCCGTTCATCAACATCGCCACCAGCCTGCAATCGACCCTCGCCCAGACGGGCATTCAGGCGTCGATCATTACCGGCACCGGCAACCAGATCTACGGTGCCATGCGCGACCGGCGTTTCGACATTCTGGTCGGTCGTGGCGGCGGCGGTGCCGAACGTCATCCACACTCCAGCCTGCGAGCACTGATCTACAACCCGGACAGCCGCGAAGAAGCCCGATTGAGCAACTTTCAGGGCTGGCGTACCTCGTTCTATAGCGCCGAGATCAACCAGTTGATCGAGCAGGCCGAGCACGAGCGCGATGCACGTCAGCAACTGGCCGACTGCCAGCGCATCCAGACGCTCTATGACCAGAAAGCAGGCCCGATCATGCCGGTTTCGCAGATGACCGACGAAGTGGTCATCCACGCCGATGTTCAGGAATACGCAGGCCACAGCGCCGCGACCACGCGCCTGCGTGACGTCTACAAGCAACGCTGA